A window of the Butyricimonas virosa genome harbors these coding sequences:
- a CDS encoding CCC motif membrane protein, with amino-acid sequence MEIMEMKKKDLPNATAVLVLGILSLVFCWCYGFVGLVLGILAVAIASGPRRAYLEHPEEYTEASYKNLSAGRVCGIVGICVALAVVAFVILMILGVTALGVGSALMLG; translated from the coding sequence ATGGAGATAATGGAAATGAAGAAAAAGGATCTTCCTAACGCAACGGCTGTGTTGGTTTTAGGGATTTTGTCTCTGGTGTTTTGCTGGTGTTACGGATTCGTGGGGTTGGTGCTGGGAATTCTGGCAGTAGCCATTGCTTCCGGGCCCCGGAGGGCTTATCTGGAACATCCGGAAGAGTACACGGAGGCTTCCTATAAGAATCTTAGTGCCGGACGGGTTTGTGGTATTGTTGGAATCTGCGTGGCGTTGGCTGTTGTCGCTTTCGTGATTTTAATGATATTGGGTGTAACGGCGCTGGGCGTCGGTTCTGCATTGATGCTAGGTTAA
- a CDS encoding helix-turn-helix domain-containing protein, with the protein MEVITRDTEEVRAYFEALEEGMRYLDTVTAHFCPAMNGEVYLTGEDVCRLLHITPRTLQDYRTQRLIPYISLPGKTLYRQSDLLRMLEENYVDIRPKRKRGKSPT; encoded by the coding sequence ATGGAAGTGATCACAAGGGACACGGAAGAGGTACGGGCGTACTTCGAGGCTCTGGAGGAAGGCATGAGGTACCTTGACACGGTAACGGCACACTTCTGCCCGGCGATGAACGGCGAGGTCTATCTCACGGGCGAGGACGTGTGCAGGCTGCTGCACATCACGCCGAGAACGTTGCAGGACTACCGCACGCAACGGCTGATCCCGTACATATCGCTGCCGGGCAAGACGCTCTACCGCCAGTCGGATCTGCTGCGTATGCTGGAGGAGAACTACGTGGACATACGCCCAAAGCGCAAACGGGGGAAAAGTCCAACATAA
- a CDS encoding IS3 family transposase, with protein MTEHLCNSLGYSKQAYYKSLRADRGGEERERYVLSIVQDIRRDMPNLGVNKLWNMLGSNGLPVGRDWLYRLLHLHDLMIKQKKYRVITTDSRAWHRQFPNLVKGFRVTRPNQVWVSDITYLSTSAGFVYLSLVTDAYSRRITGWEVHPTLDSSGPVKALCRALATLPSNFSDKLVHHSDRGGQYCSSLYTGILKEHGIQVSVTQDGSPYDNGIAERVNGILKREWLNDMVLRDIDQARMQVERIIGIYNTRRPHMAIGLKVPDQAHRDKKELFARVMY; from the coding sequence GTGACGGAACACCTTTGCAATTCCCTTGGCTACAGCAAGCAGGCTTATTACAAGAGCCTCCGGGCCGATCGTGGAGGCGAGGAACGCGAGCGTTACGTTCTTTCCATCGTCCAGGATATTCGCCGTGACATGCCTAACCTCGGGGTTAATAAATTGTGGAACATGCTGGGGTCTAACGGTCTGCCCGTCGGTCGGGATTGGCTTTATCGTTTGCTTCACCTTCACGATTTAATGATAAAACAGAAGAAGTACCGGGTGATCACGACGGATTCCCGGGCGTGGCATCGCCAGTTCCCGAACCTGGTGAAAGGGTTTCGAGTTACCCGGCCCAACCAGGTATGGGTCAGCGACATCACGTACCTGTCAACGAGTGCCGGTTTCGTGTACCTCTCGCTGGTAACCGACGCTTATTCCCGGCGGATCACGGGCTGGGAAGTTCACCCGACACTGGACTCGTCCGGTCCCGTGAAGGCCTTGTGCCGGGCGTTGGCGACGCTGCCTTCCAACTTTAGCGACAAGCTTGTTCATCACTCGGATCGGGGTGGGCAATACTGCTCCTCGCTGTACACCGGGATTTTGAAAGAACACGGTATTCAAGTGAGCGTGACACAAGATGGCTCTCCTTACGATAACGGTATCGCCGAGAGAGTGAACGGGATTTTGAAACGGGAATGGTTAAACGATATGGTCTTGAGAGATATCGACCAGGCGAGAATGCAAGTGGAGAGAATTATCGGGATATACAACACGAGAAGACCACACATGGCTATCGGGTTGAAAGTTCCTGACCAGGCACACCGCGATAAAAAAGAGTTATTCGCCAGGGTCATGTATTGA
- a CDS encoding ComF family protein produces MDEAVFIAQYTFLATPAVIEEESRILGKIARRLRCEYVIRFEDDGKFYFLLETRSGYEEHFARCGWYIVSQTDFNSRLTIGMGLYESGNLAGFMYRLDSGSEDEARFWNNILVFTFFNDFRKAFFPLDNRFQGFFRLDGSLCLYLYDYCPVRRNDKITFEGKKVSNAVWRFKSGEQTDLFVKLFSIAASRIRAIQENRHRAVLVPVPASTREKHRTRYEAFCRKLSADMGVADGYGAITVAYDRAQFKGTHGNGDRTANLEFHPERFRGKCVLLVDDVLTTGATFIALRRKLIAHGAKFVIGMFLAKTIAFEDEL; encoded by the coding sequence ATGGACGAGGCTGTCTTTATCGCTCAATACACCTTCCTTGCCACTCCTGCGGTCATCGAGGAGGAGAGCCGCATCTTGGGCAAGATCGCACGCCGCCTGCGTTGCGAATACGTCATCCGTTTCGAGGACGACGGCAAATTCTATTTCCTGCTGGAGACCCGTTCCGGCTACGAGGAGCATTTCGCCCGGTGCGGCTGGTACATCGTCAGCCAGACCGACTTCAACAGCCGCCTGACCATCGGCATGGGCTTGTATGAGAGCGGGAACTTGGCGGGCTTCATGTACAGGCTCGATTCCGGCAGCGAGGACGAGGCACGTTTCTGGAACAATATCCTTGTCTTCACTTTCTTCAATGACTTCCGCAAGGCGTTCTTTCCGCTCGACAACCGCTTTCAGGGTTTCTTCCGCTTGGACGGCAGCTTGTGTTTATACCTTTATGACTATTGCCCCGTCCGCCGGAACGATAAGATCACCTTCGAGGGGAAGAAGGTGTCGAACGCCGTCTGGCGTTTCAAGAGCGGCGAGCAGACCGACCTTTTCGTCAAGCTCTTCTCCATCGCCGCCAGCCGCATCCGGGCGATTCAGGAGAACAGGCACCGTGCCGTGCTGGTTCCCGTCCCGGCATCCACACGGGAGAAGCACCGCACCCGGTACGAGGCGTTCTGCCGCAAGCTCTCGGCGGACATGGGAGTAGCCGACGGGTACGGGGCGATAACCGTCGCTTATGACCGGGCGCAATTCAAGGGCACGCACGGGAACGGAGACCGCACCGCCAATCTGGAGTTCCATCCCGAACGGTTCAGGGGGAAGTGCGTCTTGCTCGTGGACGACGTGCTTACTACCGGAGCTACTTTCATAGCGCTGCGGCGCAAGCTGATAGCGCATGGGGCGAAGTTCGTCATCGGCATGTTCCTTGCCAAGACAATCGCTTTCGAGGACGAGCTATAA
- a CDS encoding DUF2752 domain-containing protein, whose translation MYELSIWTWLEGHQLPCLVKDTFGIECPGCGFQTAVLLLLKRELWESVKIYPGLIPLIVFIGLAMAHFVGVKKITPGAIKFAGFVCLLIILISYLLKLIIH comes from the coding sequence ATGTATGAATTGAGTATTTGGACGTGGCTGGAAGGACATCAATTGCCTTGCTTGGTTAAAGATACCTTCGGGATCGAGTGTCCCGGATGTGGATTCCAGACGGCGGTGTTATTGCTCTTGAAAAGAGAGTTGTGGGAGTCCGTGAAAATCTATCCGGGGTTGATCCCCTTGATCGTGTTTATCGGCCTTGCCATGGCGCATTTTGTAGGGGTGAAAAAAATTACACCCGGGGCAATAAAATTTGCAGGTTTTGTTTGCTTGCTAATAATTTTAATTTCATATTTGCTTAAATTAATAATTCATTAA
- a CDS encoding site-specific integrase, translating to METKRSTFATSFYIKRSAVRNRDGKAPIMVKISVDGDDKAVGTKLFVTPDLWENGKAKGKSAEANEINGQLKEVSARLTNHYHRILREEDFVTAEKLRNAFLGVGVMENCILKDFGNMNREFGAMVEKGQRAKSTYNKYLAVYNHFKTFLWEKKKRTDMAYKELTKEIITDFDKYLRVEKGLSANTLWIYTMPLLSLTDKAWRRGIVRTDPFGEYSLEMQETDRGYLTEEELRTLANAVFVKKQTSLVRDMFLFGCFTGLSYIDIKTLTHDKIQRMDFDGEEWIITRRTKTRVSSNVPLMEIAKELIERYRGLAGGDLVFPMPSNSVCNTHLKRIAKACGIHKEIGFHLSRHTFATTVYLCNGGTIEALSKILGHKHISTTQIYAEVTNRMVSSDFRAISGNLAAMQRSVLEKKDRKQDGKRVRRSLRETA from the coding sequence ATGGAAACAAAGAGAAGTACGTTTGCGACCTCGTTCTACATCAAGAGATCCGCAGTGAGAAACCGGGACGGGAAAGCCCCCATCATGGTGAAAATCTCCGTTGACGGAGATGACAAGGCGGTGGGAACCAAGCTGTTCGTCACCCCCGACCTCTGGGAGAACGGCAAGGCGAAAGGCAAGTCCGCCGAGGCAAACGAGATAAACGGGCAACTGAAGGAGGTCTCCGCCCGGCTTACCAACCACTACCACCGCATCCTCCGGGAAGAGGATTTCGTTACCGCCGAGAAGCTGCGCAACGCCTTCCTCGGTGTCGGCGTGATGGAGAACTGCATCCTCAAAGACTTCGGGAACATGAACCGGGAGTTCGGGGCGATGGTGGAGAAAGGGCAGCGAGCCAAGTCCACCTACAACAAGTATCTGGCTGTTTACAACCATTTCAAGACCTTCCTTTGGGAGAAGAAGAAGCGCACCGACATGGCTTACAAGGAGCTGACCAAGGAGATCATCACCGATTTCGACAAGTACCTGCGGGTAGAGAAAGGGCTGAGTGCCAACACCCTCTGGATATACACCATGCCCCTGCTCAGCCTGACCGACAAGGCGTGGCGGCGTGGAATCGTCCGCACCGACCCCTTCGGGGAGTACAGCCTTGAAATGCAGGAGACTGACCGGGGCTATCTCACGGAAGAGGAGCTGCGCACCTTGGCTAACGCCGTGTTCGTCAAGAAACAGACCAGCCTCGTGCGGGACATGTTCCTCTTCGGGTGTTTCACCGGGCTTAGCTACATTGATATAAAGACGCTCACCCATGACAAGATACAGCGCATGGACTTCGACGGCGAGGAATGGATCATCACCCGGCGCACCAAGACCCGTGTATCGAGCAACGTTCCCCTCATGGAGATTGCCAAGGAGCTGATAGAGAGGTACAGGGGGCTTGCCGGGGGCGACCTTGTCTTTCCCATGCCCAGTAACAGCGTGTGCAACACCCACCTCAAACGGATAGCCAAAGCCTGCGGCATCCACAAGGAGATCGGCTTCCACCTGAGCCGCCACACCTTCGCCACAACCGTCTATCTCTGCAACGGCGGCACCATCGAGGCGCTCTCCAAGATACTCGGGCACAAGCACATTTCCACTACCCAGATCTACGCCGAGGTGACCAACAGGATGGTAAGCTCCGATTTCCGGGCGATCTCCGGCAACCTCGCCGCCATGCAGCGGAGCGTGCTGGAGAAGAAGGACAGGAAGCAGGACGGGAAGCGGGTGCGCCGCTCCCTCCGGGAAACGGCTTGA
- a CDS encoding pyridoxal-phosphate-dependent aminotransferase family protein has product MEKYLIPLVPGPVAVPQEILKVAATNFGSADFEPEYLALYKDTEKLLQKMMETRNRVVIQTGEGMLVLWTALKSTLKPGDRVLVLSTGLFGEGFGDMAKALGCEIRVLDFGYDETIHDFDVVEKAIVEFKPKMITMVQNETPSGTTNPVKEIGDLKVKYGVPLLCVDIVSGLGGTPIHVDDWHVDFALGGSQKCLSAPANMSFLSVSEEAWKIVEEVNYAGYEALLPFRNVTETGYFPYTPYWQGTAQLHKACELIFEEGLESCIARHEKVAIYCRERIKEMGLKIYPVKGAVCSPTVTAVYVPEHMTWERLDSELRVQGMVVGGNYGKLAGKVFRIGHMGSQANINLIKEAMDILETVVHDI; this is encoded by the coding sequence ATGGAAAAATATCTTATACCGTTAGTACCGGGACCTGTTGCTGTTCCCCAGGAGATTTTGAAAGTTGCTGCCACGAATTTTGGGTCTGCCGATTTTGAGCCGGAGTATCTGGCACTGTACAAGGATACGGAAAAGTTGTTGCAGAAGATGATGGAAACCCGTAATCGGGTGGTGATTCAGACGGGAGAAGGTATGTTGGTGTTGTGGACGGCCTTGAAAAGTACGTTAAAACCGGGAGATCGGGTGCTGGTGCTTTCTACCGGGTTGTTCGGCGAGGGATTCGGCGATATGGCCAAGGCGTTGGGCTGCGAGATTCGGGTGCTGGATTTTGGCTATGATGAAACGATCCATGATTTTGATGTCGTGGAGAAAGCGATCGTGGAGTTCAAACCCAAAATGATCACGATGGTGCAGAACGAAACACCTAGTGGGACGACGAACCCAGTGAAAGAAATTGGTGATCTGAAAGTGAAGTACGGGGTACCGTTGCTTTGCGTGGACATCGTTTCCGGTCTAGGCGGAACCCCGATTCACGTGGACGATTGGCACGTGGATTTCGCGTTGGGCGGTTCGCAAAAATGTCTTTCCGCTCCAGCTAATATGTCATTTCTTTCGGTGAGTGAAGAGGCGTGGAAAATCGTGGAGGAGGTGAATTATGCCGGGTATGAGGCATTGTTACCTTTCCGGAATGTAACCGAAACTGGGTATTTCCCGTACACGCCCTACTGGCAGGGAACAGCCCAATTGCATAAGGCTTGCGAGCTGATATTCGAGGAAGGGCTGGAGAGTTGCATCGCTCGTCACGAGAAGGTGGCTATTTACTGCCGTGAACGGATTAAAGAGATGGGATTGAAGATATACCCCGTGAAAGGAGCCGTGTGTTCCCCGACAGTGACCGCGGTTTACGTGCCGGAGCATATGACTTGGGAGCGCCTCGATTCGGAATTGAGAGTGCAGGGGATGGTCGTGGGAGGTAATTATGGTAAACTGGCCGGGAAAGTATTCCGGATCGGACATATGGGTTCCCAGGCAAACATCAACCTGATCAAGGAGGCAATGGATATACTGGAAACAGTAGTTCATGATATTTAA
- the istB gene encoding IS21-like element helper ATPase IstB produces the protein MEMNQDTLEKMLGMNLKGMYYAFKTSLETHRTESMTTDQFVSWLVSSEWDDRRNRAVERAIRQASFRYKATIEEIDFSVERGLDKNLTLRLADLTFVRERKDLFITGSAGTGKSYLATAFGFQACQKGYKVLYANTSRLMGMLKVAKAKGTILQELKKIERLDMLILDDFGIQPFDSQGRMNLMDIIEDRHGKKSTIITSQVPVKDWYDVIGEKTIADAVLDRIVHQAIRIELFGESLRKCKSKK, from the coding sequence ATGGAAATGAATCAGGATACATTGGAAAAGATGTTAGGAATGAACCTTAAAGGTATGTATTATGCCTTTAAAACAAGTTTGGAAACACATCGGACAGAGAGTATGACTACCGACCAGTTCGTCTCATGGCTGGTTTCAAGTGAATGGGATGACCGCAGAAACCGTGCGGTAGAGAGGGCTATCCGTCAGGCCTCCTTCAGATACAAGGCCACCATTGAAGAAATAGACTTCTCGGTGGAAAGGGGGCTGGACAAGAACCTTACCCTGCGTTTGGCCGACCTGACTTTTGTCAGAGAGCGCAAAGACCTGTTTATTACCGGAAGCGCCGGAACAGGTAAAAGTTATCTGGCAACAGCTTTTGGCTTCCAGGCTTGCCAAAAAGGATATAAAGTGTTATATGCCAATACATCCAGACTTATGGGGATGCTTAAGGTTGCCAAGGCAAAAGGTACAATCCTGCAAGAACTCAAGAAAATCGAAAGGTTGGATATGCTTATACTGGATGATTTTGGTATACAACCTTTCGATTCCCAGGGGCGGATGAATCTGATGGATATCATAGAGGACAGGCATGGTAAAAAATCTACCATCATAACATCACAGGTACCGGTAAAAGACTGGTATGACGTTATTGGAGAAAAGACGATTGCCGATGCCGTTCTGGACAGAATTGTGCATCAGGCCATACGCATTGAACTCTTCGGGGAGTCGCTGCGGAAATGTAAAAGTAAAAAATAA
- the istA gene encoding IS21 family transposase, which produces MPNKQLGMEKIRQVLRCYSQGHGTKSISSMLSVSRNTVKKYLQVFQRSGLDYEQMLSLPDQELSKLFHEKSRVKTESERLGELKSLLPEYCKRLKKKGVTREALHREYLSSHPDGYGRTRFYILIQQYIACSRPIMHLEHKAGDKMFIDFAGDKLSIIDLDTGEIIPVEVFVAILPCSQLTYVEAVMSQKKEDLIRASENALLYYQGVPSAIIPDNLKSAVTKSSKYEAILNEDFAAFAEHYGCTVIPARAYKPRDKALVEGAVKLIYRSIYPKIQEREFYDLDSLNAAIRVALELHNNTPLTGRKYSRREQFEEIERDSLRKLNPIRFELRHRYRATVMKNGHVRLGEDAHYYSVPCRYIGKKVILSYTSRQVCIYYGYELIATHTRNRARCRYTTLEEHLASHHRYITEWNPDKFIHEAAAIHPDVEAYIRRVMEEKKHPEQAYKSCQGILSFARRVGNTRLTNACRWATSYGLYNYPIIERILNNRQDEFPLEDSAGQETEMPSHENIRGKEYYQ; this is translated from the coding sequence TACTCCCAGGGTCATGGGACCAAAAGTATCAGCAGTATGTTAAGCGTCTCTCGCAACACGGTCAAGAAATACTTACAAGTATTTCAACGTAGCGGTTTGGATTATGAGCAGATGTTGTCCCTGCCGGACCAGGAACTCTCAAAGTTATTCCACGAAAAGAGCAGAGTAAAGACGGAAAGTGAACGGCTGGGAGAACTAAAGTCGTTGTTACCCGAGTATTGCAAGCGGCTTAAGAAGAAAGGTGTTACCCGCGAGGCATTGCATCGCGAGTACCTTTCTTCCCATCCGGATGGCTACGGACGCACCCGCTTCTATATTCTGATTCAGCAATATATAGCCTGCAGCCGTCCCATCATGCATCTTGAGCATAAAGCCGGTGATAAAATGTTCATAGACTTCGCCGGCGACAAACTTTCCATCATCGACCTTGATACGGGAGAAATCATTCCTGTGGAGGTTTTTGTCGCGATTCTTCCTTGCAGCCAGTTAACCTATGTGGAAGCTGTCATGAGCCAGAAAAAAGAGGACTTGATCCGTGCTTCGGAAAACGCCCTGTTATACTACCAGGGAGTTCCCTCCGCCATCATCCCGGATAATCTCAAGTCTGCCGTTACCAAGAGCAGTAAATACGAGGCTATCCTGAATGAAGACTTTGCCGCTTTTGCCGAACATTACGGCTGTACCGTAATCCCCGCCAGGGCTTACAAGCCACGTGACAAGGCGCTGGTGGAAGGTGCCGTTAAACTGATTTACCGCAGTATCTATCCCAAGATACAGGAACGCGAGTTTTATGACCTGGATTCACTGAACGCGGCTATCCGCGTGGCATTGGAACTCCATAACAACACTCCGCTCACAGGCCGCAAATACAGTCGGCGGGAACAGTTCGAGGAGATAGAACGTGATTCCCTGCGCAAACTAAATCCCATCCGCTTTGAACTCAGGCATCGTTACAGGGCTACCGTGATGAAAAACGGCCATGTCCGCCTGGGGGAAGATGCCCATTACTACAGCGTGCCTTGCCGCTATATAGGCAAGAAAGTCATCCTGTCATATACCTCACGCCAGGTATGCATCTATTACGGCTACGAGCTGATTGCCACCCATACCCGCAACAGGGCCCGTTGCCGGTACACGACCCTGGAAGAGCATCTGGCTTCACACCATCGCTATATCACGGAATGGAACCCGGACAAATTTATACATGAGGCGGCAGCTATCCATCCGGACGTGGAGGCATATATCCGTCGGGTGATGGAAGAGAAAAAACATCCGGAGCAAGCCTATAAATCGTGCCAGGGCATTCTTAGCTTCGCACGCAGGGTCGGCAACACCCGACTGACCAATGCCTGTCGTTGGGCTACAAGTTACGGTCTGTACAATTACCCCATCATTGAGCGCATCCTTAACAACCGGCAGGATGAGTTCCCGTTGGAAGACAGTGCCGGGCAAGAAACGGAGATGCCTTCCCATGAGAATATCAGAGGAAAAGAATATTATCAATAA
- a CDS encoding flavodoxin family protein has translation MQNILIINGSPRKNGNISKMLEAIKEEAEKQGANVPAIHVHDLQIKPCNGCMNCRKNLTCVLPEDGAQATLQLINKCDVLVVGSPCYWGNLPGELKILFDRIVYGMMGESPKGIPQPLHKGKKAIIVSTCTTPYPFNILFNQTRGTVKALKEILKWSGFKIVSTIERGGTKKFPLQEKDFRHCRKIALKALK, from the coding sequence ATGCAGAACATTCTGATTATAAACGGAAGTCCCCGGAAAAATGGGAACATCTCGAAAATGTTGGAGGCCATAAAAGAAGAAGCAGAAAAACAGGGAGCGAACGTTCCAGCTATCCATGTTCACGATTTACAAATAAAGCCCTGTAACGGGTGCATGAATTGCCGGAAAAACTTAACTTGTGTTCTCCCGGAAGACGGGGCTCAAGCCACTCTTCAATTAATAAACAAATGTGACGTGCTGGTCGTTGGTTCCCCGTGTTACTGGGGAAACCTACCGGGAGAATTAAAAATCCTGTTCGACCGCATCGTTTACGGGATGATGGGCGAAAGCCCAAAGGGGATTCCCCAACCGCTACACAAGGGAAAAAAAGCCATCATCGTAAGCACCTGTACTACCCCCTACCCGTTCAATATACTTTTCAACCAAACAAGAGGAACCGTCAAAGCACTAAAGGAAATTCTCAAATGGAGCGGATTCAAAATCGTCTCTACCATCGAGAGAGGCGGAACGAAAAAATTCCCCTTGCAGGAAAAAGATTTCCGGCATTGTCGAAAAATCGCCCTCAAAGCTCTGAAATAA
- a CDS encoding CCC motif membrane protein: protein MGDFDGERKDLPNATAALVLGALSLVFCWCYGIIGLVLGILAVVLASAPRKAYLENPERFTEVSYKNLNAGRICGIIGICIGAIILLAVILVVVFAVYTSVKPHLLDTINV from the coding sequence ATGGGAGATTTTGACGGAGAAAGGAAAGACTTACCGAATGCTACGGCAGCGCTTGTTTTAGGAGCGCTGTCGTTGGTGTTTTGCTGGTGTTACGGAATTATAGGCCTGGTACTTGGAATCTTGGCCGTGGTACTGGCTTCGGCTCCCCGCAAGGCTTATCTGGAGAACCCGGAGCGATTCACGGAAGTATCCTATAAGAATTTGAATGCCGGGAGAATATGTGGCATCATCGGGATTTGTATCGGTGCGATTATCCTGCTGGCAGTTATTCTTGTCGTCGTTTTTGCTGTATATACTTCGGTAAAACCCCATTTGCTTGACACGATAAATGTATGA
- a CDS encoding IS1096 element passenger TnpR family protein, with product MDYRFEISLPTSSDFRCEIAVGGEQTFQQFHDKIVETLNYDSSQMASFFTLDRMGNRVKEIALMDMTTEDEENETLVMDNTKISDIIKPGCLELEYVYDFFSNKYFKVEYAGEYIRDSSDVMPVCVACEGDIPEQFSYEDGNADWEFDKPEEEYEGDYDDSFMEEFGNGDYDDEGRQDRGGDDEYYRDERYESLDDYIDRL from the coding sequence ATGGACTACAGATTTGAAATCAGTTTACCGACTAGTTCGGATTTTAGATGTGAGATTGCTGTTGGTGGAGAACAGACATTTCAACAATTTCACGATAAAATAGTTGAGACGTTGAATTATGACAGCTCTCAAATGGCATCTTTTTTCACGCTTGACCGGATGGGAAACCGGGTGAAAGAAATTGCATTGATGGATATGACGACGGAAGATGAGGAGAATGAAACACTCGTCATGGACAACACGAAAATCAGTGACATCATTAAACCGGGGTGTCTTGAATTGGAGTATGTGTATGATTTCTTCTCTAACAAATATTTTAAGGTAGAGTATGCTGGGGAATATATCCGTGATTCTTCCGACGTGATGCCGGTATGCGTTGCTTGTGAGGGGGATATTCCGGAACAATTCTCTTACGAGGATGGGAATGCTGATTGGGAGTTTGACAAGCCAGAGGAAGAGTACGAGGGGGATTATGACGATAGTTTCATGGAAGAGTTCGGTAACGGGGATTATGACGACGAGGGTCGCCAAGACCGGGGTGGTGATGATGAGTACTATCGTGACGAGCGCTACGAGAGTTTGGATGATTATATAGATAGACTTTAA
- a CDS encoding helix-turn-helix domain-containing protein, with protein MEIVSIEKKTFEEMKERFGCFSQHVRELCAHYRPPEKMNWMDGADVCEKLGISKRTLQTYRDRGLLPYSQINHKIYYRTEDVEAFVEAMSREMTEDE; from the coding sequence ATGGAAATAGTAAGCATCGAGAAAAAGACCTTCGAGGAGATGAAGGAACGGTTCGGCTGCTTCTCGCAGCATGTGAGAGAGCTTTGCGCCCACTACCGCCCGCCCGAAAAGATGAACTGGATGGACGGGGCGGACGTGTGCGAGAAACTGGGCATCAGCAAGCGGACATTGCAGACCTACCGTGACCGGGGGCTGCTGCCGTACAGCCAGATCAACCACAAGATTTACTACCGGACAGAGGACGTGGAGGCGTTCGTGGAAGCCATGAGCCGGGAAATGACGGAGGACGAGTGA
- the miaA gene encoding tRNA (adenosine(37)-N6)-dimethylallyltransferase MiaA, with translation MGTLIVLLGPTGVGKTDLSIELAKMYGTSIISCDSRQIYREMYIGTAVPEREQLEAVPHFFIQTESVQNYFNCWEFEQQAIRKIRELLETKEVVIMAGGSMMYIDAVCKGIDEMPTIDEEIRLSVKEMFERDGIEALRMLLKRLDPVSYITVDLKNAKRIMHALEVCLMTGKPYSSFLTGSVKDREFDIVKIGLNREREELFDRINRRVDQMVEAGMEGEARRLYPLRHLNALNTVGYKEWFDYFDGKFDREETIRLIKRNTRRYAKKQLTWYRNDADIHWFHPDQKDEIKRFLLSVVS, from the coding sequence ATGGGGACGTTAATCGTATTGCTTGGACCGACAGGAGTGGGGAAAACAGATTTGAGTATTGAGCTGGCCAAGATGTACGGGACGTCGATTATTTCATGTGATTCCCGACAGATTTACAGGGAAATGTATATAGGAACTGCCGTGCCGGAACGAGAGCAACTGGAGGCAGTTCCTCATTTTTTTATACAAACGGAGTCTGTACAGAATTATTTTAACTGTTGGGAGTTCGAGCAACAGGCTATCCGGAAGATCCGGGAGTTGTTAGAGACGAAAGAGGTAGTGATCATGGCGGGTGGTTCCATGATGTACATTGACGCCGTGTGCAAAGGTATTGACGAGATGCCTACAATTGACGAAGAAATACGTCTTTCTGTGAAGGAAATGTTTGAACGGGATGGGATCGAGGCGTTGCGGATGTTGTTGAAAAGGTTGGATCCAGTCTCATATATCACGGTGGATTTGAAGAATGCCAAACGGATCATGCACGCTTTGGAAGTTTGCCTGATGACCGGAAAGCCTTATTCTTCTTTTTTGACCGGGAGCGTGAAAGACCGGGAGTTTGACATCGTGAAGATCGGGTTGAACCGGGAAAGAGAAGAATTGTTCGACCGTATCAATCGTAGGGTGGATCAAATGGTGGAGGCCGGGATGGAGGGGGAGGCTCGTAGACTTTATCCTTTACGCCACCTGAATGCCTTGAATACGGTCGGATACAAGGAGTGGTTCGATTACTTTGACGGTAAGTTTGACCGGGAAGAAACCATTCGACTTATTAAGCGAAATACCCGCCGATATGCAAAAAAGCAGCTTACCTGGTATCGCAATGACGCTGATATTCATTGGTTCCATCCGGATCAAAAAGATGAAATCAAACGCTTTCTTTTAAGTGTTGTTTCTTAG